The Melitaea cinxia chromosome 13, ilMelCinx1.1, whole genome shotgun sequence sequence TGCAAGTTAGTTTTCAAAGTGCGTTGCATTTATTGCAGCATTTAATACTCCTGttgtgaagtgtttattatcCGAACTCGTATTTGGGACAGACAAATAGACTTGGAAACAAAAAGCTTATAGGTAGGTTTTTTTACCTAAGAAGTTATGAATGAAGTATGTTAGTCAACAATCTACAACAATACATACCAGACAATGTCGTACAATATACGTGATTCTTATGAAGTTTTCGTCAAATTTATAGTAAGTTTTGTAgtagattttattgatacgaGCCGTAAACGTTTTACCAATTTCTTACAAGCAATTTTAAATGAGTTTTGCTAATGATCatccaagtattttttttttgtttgttaacaaATATCAGTTACAAGTAACACGACAATGTGCTTTTGAGATGACTGGAGAATGAACTTACAACAACTCTTATAGGAAGATGTTGACTTGATGACACCCAAATATGGACCAGTGATGGTAATATACTGTATGTAACAGCTACAGGTATATTTGAAACATGGAATTCAAATCAAGCAAATTTTGTCGGAAATTTGTCTACCTTATATAAAACCGTTTTCAAGTTTACATAATTTCTATTACGAAAACGTGTAACTAACCGATATTTTACTAGTTTTGTAATTTCATTGGCCACAATAGTCGAAAATAAAACGACTCAAGATTGTTTTATATACCTCGTATTTAATCTACGAAAGTCAATGTTCTACAATGCGATAGATTTTCAGCTTGTGCCTATTTCGTTTTTACACTGTACAAATGAAACGAATTTTGTCGTAATATAACTGGACATAATAGGTACAAGTTTTTTGTAGAGCTATATTTAGAAAtaggatttttttacttttcaaaatATGCCCttgttatttgtaataaaagaaatagtaaatataatccttTTTCTGATTTGTTTCATTCTTAGTTTATAGTGTCATCAcaacacattttctttttatctaatctaatatataaaattctcgtgtcacggtgttacTTGTCTGATGAATGTCTAATCTTGTGTGATGACTTGTCTCTTCTACCACGCTAATTTTATACATAGTGGGATGCTATGTCGTCGTATGACGTCAAACTATGTTACTTTTTGCTGCTGCAAACGACCGACCGATGGGAGCGAAAGCACATAGGAAGTGGCGCCGATGAAAGCGCGGAGCCGAGAAGGCGCGATGGAGAGAGGGGAAGATTTCCCCAATGCTTTAGATTGCGTCGTTGGAGACATCCCCGCAAAAACTGCAGAGCCTTGCTCAACTAAGACGGCCAGAGTTTTCGCGCACCCGTTGCGAAACGGATGAGGGAATCTATGCACTCCTATTGCTTAATAGATGGAGAGAGCGAGCTCTATGTCACTCCATTCCACATTGTGGGAGAAAATCCCTTCACTCCTTCGAGGCTTCTCGCTGTTGGGTCCATATTGGCGCCACATTTCATGCGCTTTCGCGTCCCCAGAAATTATTGGACGAGTGATACGAGGGCGGAGGCAGGACATCTAATCCTATCCTATTCGGGACTggcgattttcaagggttttaGTTTATTAGCTACTCCGACCTGCCAGCCTGATATGCAATCCTGGCGTCAGTCAGCAGTCCTACAGTCCCACATACCCGCCGCTTCATCGCGGGATCTGTAAGCGCATTTCCCACCGCTACAAAAAAACTGGTTACCGCAATCAGGGATGGATCCCTTATTAACGCTGTTTGTACATCACATAGATACAACGTAATCTGAGTAGCGCAATTTGAGATTAGTGACTCAGATTAATTAGTAATTtctctaataataaaatcatgAGCTCaatatcatttgttttttagAATATATTGATGGTGACCAGAtaagtagttattttttatagataaaaatttatagttagaggtgtttataaatatatgttataatcaCATTGACTGCTTAGTCATcctattatatacttaaatttcTATATTTCTTCACTTATCTAAGGAATATTCGTATTGACATTAACAGTGCATGCTCTAAAGAAGCTTGGTGGGCACACAATcactaaaaaaactaattttaaattattattttttgaatataaaaacgAAAGGTGAATGACCTTTACTCACACACGATTTTCAATTTTCTCAACTTTCATCATCATTCCATAAGAATTTTCTATAAAGTAttcgaaaacaaaacaaaaaaaaacctttcctgtttttttttgatggactttatacttaaaataaataatattttaatagtaaattaatgtTTACTTAGAATTGATAATCTTtactttatcaaaaataaacaaagttttacACAAACACTTACCAGTTAACACCAGATATTATAAGTTTACACTAGTTaaacagtttattttattcaaaatataagaCTTTACTGCCTGTCGACaacataattcatttaaaaactttaagttGTAAAATTTGATATCATTTTTTACTATAcctaattacttttattttgttattgaagtataatcaaacaattatatatatatatatatatacaagaataagATTACATTTCTTaaacaaaataagtttataGTGAAGCCGCTGGATTCAGATGGAGCAGGACAAGACAGATTGGTGAACATTAGAGGAGGTGTATGGATATTAACTATAACTatagctaatataataatatcaaatttttgttgtaaagcCTAGAATTTTGTAGTCCTTTTTTAGATAAGTAAAATTCATCATTGGATTACTAATTTGTTTCTAGAAGAATACATACTATCAAATATCAGACTATGACTCAatagtcatttatttataaaccctTTTTTTGTGTGAAACCTTTAAGGATATTTACCTGCTAGAAAGATAATCTGATATGCAGATTATACAAAATCATAAatcaatttattcaaataggcttaaaaagcacttttgaatcaatattataaaaattaaaattatactatttttttattaataaatagttcaAAGTTAAAGTACCactgattcagaatgtagattctgcagagaggaATCGACATTAAATTCTACGGATACTTTTAGAAAAATGTGTTTtcctataaaattaataaaatccataaaaataatattcaagtaATGCAGGTaaacaatacataaaatacTTTAGATGATTTATTATAGTTCTGTTTTATACGTTttgtagtaaataaaacaaagtaaagcCATCGCTTTAAACTGAGTACTTAATagaaattttacaatttgtttcttaaaataatttctaaatatctaaatttagatcaattaaaaatctataaataatataaatacttattataaaaatataatatgatagatttctaatcattttttttttctttttctgatTATTTAAGGTTGTAGTGTAGCTTTggtaagataaataaaaatgttctcaCCTTTAGCGGAGATAAGGAGCTGAGAGTCGACAACTTTGTTAGGCCAATATTCTTCAAATTCCGTTCCCGGTGGGAAATAACTTTTAATGTCTGTTAAACTAATCACTGAACAAGTCTCACTAGCAAATAATTCATTCCTTATGCCCTGAACCTTACAACAGAATTTTAAATAAGAGAGGTCCCAACCCTTTAACTGATCAGCCTTCAACTTTAAATTGTCCGTTTCACCTTCAAAGTAAAACAATGGTACAAACTTCTGTCCATCCCTCACCGTATACGGCACCACTGACTCCTTATTTATCCTTATGAAACCACACTTATCTTTGTTGTTTGTTGTACCACGTAATAACTTGTTATAACAAACATCCAAGAAATTGTAAAATTCATAGGCGTCCATTAATCTCACTACTAAATCCTTCTGCGTAAAGGGGTCACGTCCAAACTGTCCATCACAATGCCTGTTGTTAATTTCATTCAGTAATCGAGCTTCGATTTCTGTAATGTAGTAGCTTCGTATACATGTACAAGAGTATATGTCAGCATGCAGATAGTTCAGGTACTTGTTGAGAAGTTTGATCTCCACCATCCGGACCGCCACGTACTTCTCTCCAGATCGATATATGTAAGGAATGTGACATTTACCTAGCATGTCCCAACCGAAGTGACCCTTCCAGCTAGCTTCATCGGGCGCTGGTGTTTTCTTGTCGTCGGATGTTGGCCTCGGTTCTGCCGGCGTCTGTTGCTGGGTTCCAGGTTTTCTAGTGAGAAAGTTCAATATACCCATTTGGCCGCCGACAGCTGCGGCCGGAGCACCCAAGAGTGCACCGGGCTGCGGCCTCGCGGCGGCTACCGAAGCTGCCAGCGCTTTCGCTTTATTGGCTTCCACCATCTTCGCAGCCAGCTCCCTGATTTCCGCTTCATCAGGTCGCTCGGTTTTTATCTTGACGTTCGTTGACTCCGTCATTTTGACGCGGGAAAATGTTTTTAAGCAAATATTAAGCACTACAGTTTTAGTTCCATGTCACTTAAGACTCCCGCCTACATTGTGCAGCGGTACACTTTCAATCACTTTTAGTAAACATTGGAGCCGACGTACACAAAACCAAATTAACACTTCACTATTTGACAGAATAGAGATACCTAACGCACACACAGGTTAATTTACTGTTATCagagatatttataatttttaattacacggGACATATTCGATTACGCGTCTACTCGACGTTCTCAACAACTAGTACTGCTGTCCTATGTAAACTTCCGTCTTGACGTatgaaacttttaattaattattttatagggCATTAATAAAAAGCACTATATGACAAAAGTATGCAAAAATGGGTTAAATAgtcagaaaaaatattttttttcttccacGCTGCGATTGAGGGAACATGAAACCCAAATTTTGTGTTCACGAGGGAAATGCCCAATACCGTTGTATAGTCTCGTGGGGAGTGCGCATTAATTCATGTACATTTTTCACCTTTTGGTGACTCAGCATCGAACAAAATGGCCGCCGACAAGGCTTTGTTGGCCAATCGGGCCATTGCTAGCGATATACATACCTACAAAAATCCCGTCGGTGACGTAGACGCACTCCCCACGAGACTAGTTCTCAAGGACTTTTCATTTTTAGTTCAAAactataagtttatttttggcCCACTTCTTACATTTGTCTGAAAGTTAATAGCTATATGTAGTATATCAAAGAACTATATTACACTATATTTATTACAGCTTtacttatactatatttataataaaacaaaaacttcatAATAAATGAGATTTATGAATGTACTCTTACAAAGTAGGTAGTCACTATGGATAGTCTCGTGACAGGGTCACTGGTTACCGAAGAAGTTTAAATTAGAATATCTGTTCTAATATCGACTTTATACCTACAGTGATAAGAACTGGacttgttatttaataaaaataattttagcctTAGCGACATGTGTACCGAGACTAGCCGACGCGCGCATTCCACGAACAATAATCCCCTGCATGAGTGAACGAGATAGCgataagtaaaaagtagatGTCAAATGTTTAGGTATTTAACTATGAACGTAAAGAGaacgtaggtaggtatataatgCAATTATAAGCTTACGTAAGCAATTCTAACCTACTTCGAATCGAGGTGGTTATACTTAGCGGGATTTTGGCTAAAATTTATTGCCTTcataaataacacaataaacaatgtttttttttatctgttattattattattgactgtTATATTTCTGTTGTAGTTGATAAAGGAACAAAGCATTTTTTTGGTATGCTTTTATACGTATGTGGATTGTgaagtcattatttattttcaaaagcgttagttttgtttttgtttttttttttgtaaaaggtCGACCCaactattgttataaatatcgTTGTAGGTAGGTACTATTTTTGGTAGGTATATTTGGTGAAATACCTGTATAGGTCTCATTCTCGCtcttttaaaccgacttccaaaaaaggaaagaaagaattttttttacgtatgttaccccagaacttttgactgggtggaccgattttgttaattttttttataatcgaaaggtgatgtgtgccaagtggtcccatttaaatttaattgcgatataataattacttttcaagctatatctaataatgtgtagtTATACtatcgactattttttcgactttgtattatatcgcataactttttaaccgacttccaaaaaaggaggagattcgactgtttttttttttatgtatgttacatcagaacttttgactgggtggagcgatttcgacaaattttcttgcGTGCGtttgcgtttttacttgacgcttttttcgtcgaccgttgtattataccgcatagctttctactggaggtaccgattttgataattctttttttgttggaaaggggatatccctagtttagtaccgtgataaggaaaccaggatctgatgatgggatcccagagaaatcgagggaaactctcgaaaatccgcaataactttttactgggtgtaccgattttgataatttttaatttaatcgaaagctgatgtttgtcatgtggtcacatataaattttattgagatctgataactactttttgagtaatctttgataacgcccagttacttgactattttttcgtcgatctaggtacgttgtactactcgtcgatgtaattgaagtcggttttttttcgtttgcgagcaaacacaattattttactgggtataccgaatTTGaagattcttattttaatcgaaagctgctgCTTGTTTTGTAGCCCTCttcaaattttatcgagatctgatgacaacatttttgagtaatctttgataatgcgtaccTACCTACTTACTCAACTATTTTTCGTCTTCTTACGTCCGATATCAGAGAATTACTGGCTTACTGGCGACCGATTTTAGCCCTTTAACAATGATTCGCTCGTTCGTTCGTTCGTCATGTGGCTTcacaatgttaatatttatcTGCGTCGAAGCTTCATTTCTGTCGTTATTCCAACTACAGAAAGTATTACCATTTCCACTCTCTTCTTCGTGGTGACCCGCATCGGTTTGACAAACAATGCTTGTACTGTCAGCTTCCTTGGAAGTTTCATTTAATCCTATAATTATACGAAATCGttgaaagttaatttaaatttaaggtaACACAAAACAACTTTACATTTTCAAAACTTGAAACCGCCATAAAAATCGCCATACATTTAtagatatacttttaaaatatattttaaattttttatcttacCTATTTCAATGTTCGTTTCCGTTTTTTGCAGCTTTGAAGCTGTTGATGTGCTgattctttcttttcttttcagaAGTCGATCGTGTCTAGCTAAGGTCTGTTGggattttttttgtacacatGTGGAAACATTGTCGGGATATACGCTGGGATGTTTTCGATGCTAGACTACTTGCCTCCAACAAAATGAGCACTGGAGATTCGAGTGTTCTTACTTGGGTGCCACGGCTTGTTAtctaatgtattaataaaaataaaacatacaataacaTACAAACAGAAAATGTGAAGTTTGTATATTTTCGATATGTTCCCGGTACCACATCGtcacaataatatttactttcattCTTCCGACAGCTTTTCTTTTCCACTcttctctttttttaatttcccaATTCCGTCTCAGAAACGAGTACACACAGTATCTCGTACCACccattttctctttttaaagagcactttttaaagttttcaacTGATTGAATAACGTAAAGTCGTAAACAACCGTACAGCTACAGCTAGAAGTCTTTAGCCTGAATTTGCCACAACGCCGC is a genomic window containing:
- the LOC123658931 gene encoding uncharacterized protein LOC123658931 → MTESTNVKIKTERPDEAEIRELAAKMVEANKAKALAASVAAARPQPGALLGAPAAAVGGQMGILNFLTRKPGTQQQTPAEPRPTSDDKKTPAPDEASWKGHFGWDMLGKCHIPYIYRSGEKYVAVRMVEIKLLNKYLNYLHADIYSCTCIRSYYITEIEARLLNEINNRHCDGQFGRDPFTQKDLVVRLMDAYEFYNFLDVCYNKLLRGTTNNKDKCGFIRINKESVVPYTVRDGQKFVPLFYFEGETDNLKLKADQLKGWDLSYLKFCCKVQGIRNELFASETCSVISLTDIKSYFPPGTEFEEYWPNKVVDSQLLISAKGENIFIYLTKATLQP